The sequence ACGGCCTGAGCTTCACGCGTCGCGTCAAGAACTACGGGCGGACCCGCAAGGCCCTGCGCAAGACCGTGAAGTCCCCGTTCACGGAGACGCGCAAGTGCGTCTCCGTGGTTCCCGGCCGCCGGTGCTGAGGGTGTTGACCGGGCGGGCGAGACGGCTACCTTCTTCCGGGCCCATGAAGAAGTCGCTTCTCCGGACTGGCGCGGTGCTCGCCGTCCTTGCCGCCGCCCCGTCCGCCCACGCGTCGTTTCTTCAGGAGATCGGGTCGCCGTTCGCGGTCGGGGCGTCCCCGATCGGGCTGTACGCGGTGGACCTCAACCGGGACGGGCTCCCGGACCTGGTCAGCGTCAACAGCGCCGGGAACTCGGTGACCCCGCTGCTGCGCCGGGCAGGCGGCGGGTTCGCCGCGGAGGCCGCCGTCCCCGTCGGGGGCAATCCGAGCTTCGGCGCGGTCGCCGACTTCAACCGCGACGGCTGGCCGGACTTCGCCACCGATGGCAGCAACCCCGGCACGACGTCGATCCTGTTGCGGGATCCGCCGTCCAGCTGGTTGGCCGCGCCCGCGTCGCCCGTCGCCACCGGGCCGGCGGCGTCGCTTGCGGCCGCTGACTTCAACGCCGATGGGTTCGTCGACCTCGCGGTCGGCCAGTACAACGCCGGCACCGTGCAGATCCTGCGGCAACGCCGTGACGGCGCCTTCGTCGCCGAAGGGGCGCCGATCGCGACCGGCGGCAGCCCGCGTTACATCACGGCCGCCGACTTCAACGCCGACGGGCGGCCCGATCTCGCCGTGACCAACATCACCACGAGGACGGTGGCGATCCTCATCACCCAACCCGATGGCAGCCTGCTGCCGGAGGGCACGCCGATCCCGGTCGGCAGCGACCCATGGGTGACCGCGGCCGCCGACTTCACCGGCGACGGGCTCCTCGACCTGGCGGTCGCCAACTGGCTGTCGGACACGGTGACGCTGCTCAAGCGCGAGGCGGGTGGGTTCACCCCGATGGCGGGCTCGCCGATGGTGGTGCCGGGCGGTCCGGTCGGCATCGCGGCCGCCGACTTCAACCGCGACGGCCGCGCCGATCTCGCGGTCGGCAACCACCGGTCCAACGCGGTGAACGTGCTGCTGGGGCAGCCCGACGGATCGTTCCTGCAGGACGCCGGCTCTCCGCTGTCGATCGGCGTCAACCCGTTCAGCGTGGTGGCGGCGGACTTCAATGGCGACGGCAAGCCCGACCTGGCGACGGCGAACGCCGGCTCCGCGAACGTCACCGTGCTGCTCAACACCACGCCCGACCCGCCCGTGCCGCCGGGACCGCCGCCGCCACCTCCGCCGCCACCGCCCGTGCCGCCGACGCCCTCGATCAGCGCGCGGCTGGTGTTGGGCTGGTCGGTGTCGAGGACGAGCGTCAAGCTCACGTCCGTGCGGCTGCGCGACGCGCCGGTCGGCTCGCGCGTGCGGATCTACTGCAAGCCGTGCAAGGTCAGCCAGTCGCTGACCACCAAGGGCAAGACCGTGACGCTCAGCAAGCTGCGCAACAAGAAGCTCAAGCGCCGGGCGACGTTCACGGTGACGATCACCGCCCCCGGCTACAACGGGATCACGCTCACGCGCAAGGTCAAGAACTACGGGCGTTCGCGCGCGGCGCTGCGCAAGGCGGTGAAGGCGCCGTTCATCGAAGGTCGGCGCTGCGTGCCGCTGTCCGGCCCGAAGTGCTGAGCGAGCGGCGGCGCCGTCAGGCGTCGCCGTCCTCCTCGAACTCGTGCAGGTGGCCCTGTCCGGTGCGCGGCTTGGCACCGAACCCGCGCTGAGAGCCGCCGAGCGAGACGCCTGGCGGCGGGCCGCCCGGCTGGGGGTCCCCGGCCCGGCCGCGGTGGGCCGGGCGGTCACGGTCGCGGCTGGGCTGCACGCGCTTGGGTTCCCGCGCGGCCTTCGGGAAGTGCGGCGGCCACGGGGCGTCGCCGAGCCCGCCCTCCTCGTCGCGGCGCGCGAGGTCCAGCAGCGCCTCGAGCGAGCCGGGCACGTCGTCGATGCTCGCCGCCGGGTCGCCGACCGCGGCCAGCCGGGCCGGAACGGTGTCGATCCGCAGGTCACCGGGCTCGACGTCCGCGACCTCCGACCACTCGAGCGCGCACGAGACCCGCGCGTCGGGCGTGGGGCGGACCGAGTAGCCCGAGGCCACCGTGCGGTCGCGCGCGTTCTGGTTGTAGTCGACGAACACGCCGTGCCGCTCCTCCTTCCACCACTTCGACGTGGCCAGGTCGGGAGCGCGCCGTTCCACCTCGCGCGCGAGCGCCAGCGCGGCGCGGCGGACCTCGAGGAACTCCCAGTCGGGCGTGATCCGCACGAGGATGTGGATGCCCTTGGAGCCCGAGGTCTTCGGGTATCCGCGCAGGCCGTGGTCACGCAGCACCTCGTCCGCCACGAGCGCGACGCGCCGCACGTCGTCCCACGCGACGCCGTCCCCGGGGTCGAGGTCCACGCGCAGCTCGTCCGGCCGGTCGAGGTCCGCGCGCCGGCACGGCCACGGGTTGAAGTCGATCACGCCGAGGTTCACGGCCCACACCAGGTGCGCCGCGTCGTTGGCCACGAGCTCCTCGGCCGTGCGGCCCGACGGGAAGCTGACGGTCGCCGTCTGCAGCCAGTCGGGCACCTTCTGGGGCACCCGCTTCTGCCAGATCGGCTCCTCCATGATCCCCGAGACGAACCGCTTCATCATCGTCGGGCGCTCGCGCACGTGGCGCAAGGCCGCCTCGCCGACCGTCAAGTAGTACGTCGCGAGGTCGAGCTTCGTCCACCCGGGCTTCGGGAAGTAGACCTTCGCGGGGTTCGAGAGCCGAACCTCGCGCCCCGCCACCTCGAGCATCGTGTATTCGCTCTTGGCCATGTCCGGAGCCTATTCGCGGCGTCCTCGAGAACACCTGGACTGGTCGAGCGGTCTCCACCCTGAGAAGATCGTGGCGAATGGAGGCCGGTCCGGACTTCACGGTGACGCGCACGCGCGTCGGCGACGCCACGATCGTGGCGCCTCATGGCGAGATCGACCTCGCCACGGTCGACCGCGTCGGCGAGGCGGTACTGGCCGTGCACGCGGACTCGGACGGCCAGATCGTCCTGGACCTGCGGGAAGTCGCCTTCATTGACTCGACCGGGATCCGCCTCGTCGTCCAGCTCGCGCGCGATCTCGACGGCCGCTTCGCGGTCGTCCGCGGCAGCGGCGAGGTCGCACGCGTGTTCGACCTGGTCGGCCTGGACGGGCGCGTGCGCATGCTCGACACGCCACCGGAGAGCTGATGCGCAACGCCCTGGTCGTCGCCCCGCTGATCGCGGGGTGCGTCCTGTTGCTGACACTCCTGCTGAGCACGACGCTCGTGTTCGCGCCCGTGATCATCGTCGTCACGGCGGTGGTGTTCGTGCTCGGTGTGGCCCACGGCCGCGCCGGCGTCGCCGCCGACCGCGAGCGGTTCGAGCTGATCCGCGGCGCGGCGTTGATCGCCGACACGCAGCTCAGCGTCGACGAGGTGCGCGAGCGCCTGCGCGAGCTGCTGACGCCCGAGTTCGCGACCACCTGCGAGATCGACCTCGAGCACACCGAGCCGGCCGCGCACACCTCCAGCACGATCGTCGTCCCGCTGCGCGCCCGCGGGCGCGACGTCGGGACGCTGCGGCTCTCCAGCGACCACCGCACGTACTCCGCCGACGAGCGCGAGTTCGCGCAGCTGCTCGCCGGCCGCGTCGCGCTCGCGGTCGAGAACGCCGGGCTGTTCGTCGAGCTGCAGCGGCTCGCGACCGCGCTCGACAGCCTGGCCGACGCGGTCACGGTGCAGGACCACACGGGCCGGCTCGTCTACGCCAACGAGGCCGCCGCCCACAACCTCGGCTTCACCACCGCCGCCGAGCTGCTCGCGACGCCGCCGCAGGCGATCATCGACAACTTCGAGACCTTCCTCGAGACGGGCGCCCCGGTCACGCTCGAGCACCTCCCGGGCCGAGCCGTGCTGCGCGGCGAGTCGCCCGAGCCGCTGGTGGTGCGCGGCATCCGGCGCGACACGGGGGAGGAGCGCTGGCGCGTGATCAAGGCCACGCCCGCTCCCGGCGGGCTGGCCGTGAACGTGATCGAGGACATCACCGAGGTCAAGCGTGCCGAGCACGCGCAGCGCTTCCTCGCCCAGGTCAGCGCGCTGCTCGCCTCCAGCCTGGACTACGAGCGCACGCTCGACCGGATCGCGCGGCTGGCGGTCCCGCGGCTCGCCGACTGGTGCAATGTGACGATGCCGAGCGGCGACCGCCTGCGCAGCGTCGCGCTCGTGCATCGTGATCCGGCCATGCTCGAGCTGGCGCACGAGTACCAGGACCGCTACCCGGCGAAGCTGGATGCCCCCGGCGCGGTGCGCGTGCTCGGCGGCGAGTCGCTGCGCGTCAACGACATCGACGACGCGAAGCTGGCCGCGATCGTGTCCGACCCCGAGCAGCGCGCGGGCGCGGCCCGGCTCGGCCTGCGGGCGTTCATGGCGGTGCCGATGCTCGGCTCGGCCGGGCCGATCGGCTCGATCACGTTCGCCAGCGGCGAGTCCGGGCGTTCCTTCAGCGCCGCGGACCAGCGGCTGGCGGAGGACATCGGCCGGCGCGCGGGGATCGCGGTCGAGAACGCCCGGCTCTACCGCGAGCGCTCCGAGATCGCGCGGACGCTGCAACGCGGCCTGCTGCCCGACGCGCTGCCGAGCATCCCCGGCATGCGGCTCTCGAGCCTCTACCGACCGGCGGGCGTCGAGAACCTCGTCGGCGGTGACTTCTACGACGCGTTCCCGACCGCCGACGGCTGGATGCTGCTCGTCGGCGACGTCACCGGGCGCGGAGCGGCGGCCGCCGCGCAGACCGGCCAGGCCCGGCACACCCTCCGCACCGCCGGCCAGCTGCTGTCCGACCCGGCCGCCGCACTGGAGCAGCTCAACCGCGCGCTGGCCGACCGCCACGAGCTCGCGCCGTGCACCGTCGCCATGGTGCATGTCACCGCGCAGACCACCGATGTGCTGTGCGCGGGCCATCCTCAGCCGCTGCTGATCCGCGACGGCGAGCCGCGGCCAGTCGGCCGCTTCGGACCGATGCTCGGCGCCTGGAGCGACGCGCGCTGGCAGCCCGAGTCGCTCGTGCTCGAGCCCGGCGACGTGCTCGTCCTCTACACCGACGGCGTCACGGACGCCGAGGGCGAGGCGGACCGCTTCGGCGACGAGCGGCTGCTCGAGGCGCTGCGCGGCACCGGCGACGCCGCGGGCGCGGTCGCCGCGATCGACCGCGCGCTGAACGCCTTCCAGCACGGCGAGCAAGCCGACGACACCGCTGTGCTGGCGATAGACCTACCGGTCAGCAGTGCTTGATTTCCGCGGCGGCGATGTGAAGACTGCCTGAGTCGGAGGGGACTCGAGGAAGACGAGAGGGGTCAGTGGGATGAGAGTTGGACGGCTCACGGCTGGGCTGTTAACGGCTGCGGCAGCGGCCGCGGCGGCACCGGCCGCTGCGCAGGGG comes from Solirubrobacter pauli and encodes:
- a CDS encoding FG-GAP repeat domain-containing protein gives rise to the protein MKKSLLRTGAVLAVLAAAPSAHASFLQEIGSPFAVGASPIGLYAVDLNRDGLPDLVSVNSAGNSVTPLLRRAGGGFAAEAAVPVGGNPSFGAVADFNRDGWPDFATDGSNPGTTSILLRDPPSSWLAAPASPVATGPAASLAAADFNADGFVDLAVGQYNAGTVQILRQRRDGAFVAEGAPIATGGSPRYITAADFNADGRPDLAVTNITTRTVAILITQPDGSLLPEGTPIPVGSDPWVTAAADFTGDGLLDLAVANWLSDTVTLLKREAGGFTPMAGSPMVVPGGPVGIAAADFNRDGRADLAVGNHRSNAVNVLLGQPDGSFLQDAGSPLSIGVNPFSVVAADFNGDGKPDLATANAGSANVTVLLNTTPDPPVPPGPPPPPPPPPPVPPTPSISARLVLGWSVSRTSVKLTSVRLRDAPVGSRVRIYCKPCKVSQSLTTKGKTVTLSKLRNKKLKRRATFTVTITAPGYNGITLTRKVKNYGRSRAALRKAVKAPFIEGRRCVPLSGPKC
- a CDS encoding DNA polymerase domain-containing protein yields the protein MAKSEYTMLEVAGREVRLSNPAKVYFPKPGWTKLDLATYYLTVGEAALRHVRERPTMMKRFVSGIMEEPIWQKRVPQKVPDWLQTATVSFPSGRTAEELVANDAAHLVWAVNLGVIDFNPWPCRRADLDRPDELRVDLDPGDGVAWDDVRRVALVADEVLRDHGLRGYPKTSGSKGIHILVRITPDWEFLEVRRAALALAREVERRAPDLATSKWWKEERHGVFVDYNQNARDRTVASGYSVRPTPDARVSCALEWSEVADVEPGDLRIDTVPARLAAVGDPAASIDDVPGSLEALLDLARRDEEGGLGDAPWPPHFPKAAREPKRVQPSRDRDRPAHRGRAGDPQPGGPPPGVSLGGSQRGFGAKPRTGQGHLHEFEEDGDA
- a CDS encoding STAS domain-containing protein, translating into MEAGPDFTVTRTRVGDATIVAPHGEIDLATVDRVGEAVLAVHADSDGQIVLDLREVAFIDSTGIRLVVQLARDLDGRFAVVRGSGEVARVFDLVGLDGRVRMLDTPPES
- a CDS encoding SpoIIE family protein phosphatase, translated to MRNALVVAPLIAGCVLLLTLLLSTTLVFAPVIIVVTAVVFVLGVAHGRAGVAADRERFELIRGAALIADTQLSVDEVRERLRELLTPEFATTCEIDLEHTEPAAHTSSTIVVPLRARGRDVGTLRLSSDHRTYSADEREFAQLLAGRVALAVENAGLFVELQRLATALDSLADAVTVQDHTGRLVYANEAAAHNLGFTTAAELLATPPQAIIDNFETFLETGAPVTLEHLPGRAVLRGESPEPLVVRGIRRDTGEERWRVIKATPAPGGLAVNVIEDITEVKRAEHAQRFLAQVSALLASSLDYERTLDRIARLAVPRLADWCNVTMPSGDRLRSVALVHRDPAMLELAHEYQDRYPAKLDAPGAVRVLGGESLRVNDIDDAKLAAIVSDPEQRAGAARLGLRAFMAVPMLGSAGPIGSITFASGESGRSFSAADQRLAEDIGRRAGIAVENARLYRERSEIARTLQRGLLPDALPSIPGMRLSSLYRPAGVENLVGGDFYDAFPTADGWMLLVGDVTGRGAAAAAQTGQARHTLRTAGQLLSDPAAALEQLNRALADRHELAPCTVAMVHVTAQTTDVLCAGHPQPLLIRDGEPRPVGRFGPMLGAWSDARWQPESLVLEPGDVLVLYTDGVTDAEGEADRFGDERLLEALRGTGDAAGAVAAIDRALNAFQHGEQADDTAVLAIDLPVSSA